Proteins co-encoded in one Xanthomonas campestris pv. badrii genomic window:
- a CDS encoding PDR/VanB family oxidoreductase, which produces MRKDTHWHRAHVVSIADPCQGVREIVLDPGPAARSFEVGSHLDFRVRLHGRDDVRSYSLVGEPRKDGHYRIAVRQMPDSRGGSLHMWSLQPGDVVEMSPPSNNFALDESGEEILLIAGGIGITPILGMAQRLAQRHPAFRLLYVGRTRSAMAYVDELEVLLGERLQLHCDDSGGPVDLAAALALLSPNAEVYVCGPLGMLEAVRQHWHAAGRPRARLHFETFGNSGRVPAQAFVVKLPGLGLEVPVAENESMLDALADAGVELIAECRRGECGLCAVEVLDTAADIDHRDVFFSDEQRRENRKLCACVSRAVGGSISIDTGYRSELG; this is translated from the coding sequence ATGCGTAAAGACACCCACTGGCACCGCGCCCATGTCGTCAGCATTGCAGACCCCTGCCAAGGCGTGCGCGAAATCGTGCTCGATCCGGGCCCGGCGGCGCGCAGCTTCGAGGTGGGCAGCCATCTGGATTTCCGCGTCCGGCTGCATGGCCGCGACGATGTGCGCTCGTACTCGCTGGTGGGCGAGCCACGCAAGGACGGGCATTACCGCATCGCGGTACGGCAGATGCCCGACAGCCGTGGCGGCTCGCTGCATATGTGGTCGTTGCAGCCCGGCGACGTGGTGGAGATGTCGCCGCCCAGCAACAACTTCGCGCTGGACGAAAGCGGCGAGGAGATCCTGCTGATCGCCGGCGGGATCGGCATCACGCCCATCCTGGGCATGGCACAGCGGCTGGCGCAGCGTCACCCCGCCTTCCGCCTGCTCTACGTCGGCCGCACGCGCAGCGCGATGGCCTACGTGGATGAGCTGGAAGTCCTGCTCGGCGAGCGCCTGCAGCTGCACTGCGACGACAGCGGCGGGCCGGTCGACCTGGCCGCCGCACTGGCCCTGCTCTCGCCCAACGCCGAGGTATATGTGTGTGGGCCGCTGGGCATGCTGGAAGCGGTCCGGCAGCACTGGCATGCGGCCGGGCGACCGCGCGCGCGGCTGCATTTCGAAACCTTCGGCAACAGCGGCCGGGTGCCGGCGCAGGCATTTGTCGTCAAGCTGCCCGGGCTTGGCCTGGAGGTGCCGGTGGCGGAAAACGAATCCATGCTCGATGCACTGGCCGATGCCGGCGTGGAGCTGATTGCCGAATGTCGCCGGGGCGAATGCGGCCTGTGTGCGGTGGAGGTGCTGGATACCGCAGCCGACATCGATCACCGCGACGTGTTCTTCAGCGACGAACAACGCCGCGAGAACCGCAAGCTGTGCGCCTGCGTGTCGCGCGCGGTGGGCGGCAGCATCAGCATCGATACCGGCTATCGCAGCGAGCTGGGCTGA
- the glpK gene encoding glycerol kinase GlpK → MEKQYVLAIDQGTTSSRAMLFDRQGKVAGVAQREFGQIFPQPGWVEHNPREIMTSVYTTITELLNNAQIDARAISGIGITNQRETAVVWDKATGQPIYNAIVWQSRQTKDICTQLKEAGHEQMVRDKTGLLIDAYFSGTKVKWILDHVEGARERARNGELAFGTIDSWLIWNLTGGKVHVTDYTNASRTMMFNIHTLEWDAELLEMLDVPAQMLPQVRSSSEVYGMTQTQYFYGEQVPIAGIAGDQQAALFGQACFEPGMAKNTYGTGCFMLMNTGDKAVASKAGLLTTIAWGIDGKVEYALEGAIFVAGSVVQWLRDGLRMLGKASDSQAYAERAGDNDGVYLVPAFVGLGAPYWRSDIRGAVFGLTRGTSKEHFVRAAVESMAYQTRDVLTAMQSDSGIELKELRADGGAIANDFMAQFQSDILDVPVLRPEVAETTALGAAYLAGLATGFWSSREEIAKQWAVDRRFEPAMAEDKREQLYGGWQQAVEATMGFRIS, encoded by the coding sequence ATGGAAAAGCAATACGTCCTGGCGATCGATCAAGGCACCACCAGCTCGCGCGCGATGTTGTTCGATCGCCAAGGCAAGGTGGCCGGCGTGGCGCAGCGCGAATTCGGGCAGATCTTTCCGCAGCCGGGCTGGGTGGAGCACAACCCGCGCGAGATCATGACCAGTGTCTACACCACCATTACCGAGCTGCTCAACAACGCGCAGATCGATGCGCGCGCGATCTCCGGCATCGGCATCACCAACCAGCGCGAAACCGCGGTGGTGTGGGACAAGGCCACCGGCCAACCGATCTACAACGCCATCGTCTGGCAATCGCGGCAGACCAAGGACATCTGCACCCAGCTGAAAGAGGCCGGACACGAGCAGATGGTGCGCGACAAGACCGGGCTGCTGATCGATGCGTATTTTTCCGGCACCAAGGTCAAGTGGATCCTCGACCATGTCGAAGGTGCGCGCGAGCGCGCACGCAACGGCGAGCTGGCCTTCGGCACCATCGACAGCTGGCTGATCTGGAACCTCACCGGCGGCAAGGTGCACGTCACCGACTACACCAATGCCTCGCGCACCATGATGTTCAACATCCACACTTTGGAGTGGGATGCCGAACTGCTGGAGATGCTGGACGTGCCGGCGCAGATGCTGCCGCAGGTACGCTCCTCCAGCGAGGTCTACGGCATGACCCAGACCCAGTATTTCTATGGCGAGCAGGTGCCGATCGCCGGCATTGCCGGGGACCAGCAGGCCGCATTGTTCGGCCAGGCCTGTTTCGAACCGGGCATGGCGAAAAACACCTATGGCACCGGTTGTTTCATGCTGATGAATACCGGCGACAAGGCGGTGGCCTCCAAGGCCGGGCTGCTGACCACCATCGCCTGGGGCATCGACGGCAAGGTGGAATATGCACTGGAAGGGGCGATCTTCGTCGCCGGTTCGGTGGTGCAGTGGTTGCGCGATGGCCTGCGCATGCTCGGCAAGGCCAGCGACTCGCAGGCCTATGCCGAGCGTGCCGGCGACAACGATGGCGTGTATCTGGTGCCGGCCTTCGTCGGCCTGGGCGCGCCTTACTGGCGCAGCGATATCCGCGGCGCGGTGTTCGGCCTGACCCGCGGCACCAGCAAGGAACACTTCGTCCGCGCGGCGGTGGAGTCGATGGCGTATCAGACCCGCGACGTGCTCACCGCGATGCAGAGCGATTCGGGCATCGAGTTGAAGGAACTGCGCGCCGACGGTGGCGCCATCGCCAACGACTTCATGGCGCAGTTCCAGAGCGACATCCTCGATGTGCCGGTGCTGCGCCCGGAAGTGGCCGAAACCACGGCACTGGGAGCGGCCTATCTGGCGGGGCTTGCGACCGGGTTCTGGAGCAGCCGCGAGGAAATCGCCAAGCAGTGGGCGGTGGATCGTCGTTTCGAGCCGGCCATGGCCGAGGACAAGCGCGAGCAGCTGTATGGCGGTTGGCAGCAGGCGGTGGAAGCGACGATGGGTTTCCGAATCAGCTGA
- a CDS encoding GntR family transcriptional regulator has translation MPPTTPFHSSAGQTTRALLTLRELILDGTLPAGTRLSELAVVQRLGMSRTPVRAALQRLCEEGLASALPGGGYAVQAFSERDVHDAIELRGTLEGLAARIAAERGVPAAQLAQARALLTEIDTIVSAPRQGVDFSAYVQANARFHSLLMAMAGSDVLERALTRVVQLPFASPNGLVMAQTSDADARVILTLAQEQHREVIAAIEQRQGSRAEALMREHARLAHRNLRHLLQTPAAVGQVRGGALIGRAHASNAGTDRHALLPGAPHA, from the coding sequence ATGCCCCCGACCACTCCGTTCCACAGCAGCGCCGGGCAGACCACCCGCGCGCTGCTCACACTGCGCGAACTGATCCTCGACGGCACCCTGCCCGCCGGAACGCGGCTGTCCGAGCTGGCCGTGGTGCAGCGCCTGGGCATGTCGCGCACGCCGGTGCGCGCGGCGTTGCAGCGGCTGTGCGAAGAAGGCCTGGCCAGCGCCTTGCCGGGCGGCGGGTATGCGGTGCAGGCTTTCAGCGAACGCGATGTGCACGATGCGATCGAACTGCGCGGCACGCTCGAAGGCCTGGCCGCACGCATCGCCGCCGAGCGCGGCGTGCCAGCCGCGCAGCTGGCACAGGCACGTGCGCTGCTGACCGAAATCGACACCATCGTCAGCGCGCCACGCCAGGGCGTGGACTTTTCCGCCTATGTGCAGGCCAACGCGCGCTTCCATTCCCTGCTGATGGCGATGGCCGGCAGCGATGTGCTCGAGCGTGCGCTGACGCGCGTGGTGCAGCTGCCGTTCGCCTCTCCCAATGGCCTGGTCATGGCCCAGACCAGCGATGCCGATGCGCGGGTCATCCTGACCCTGGCGCAGGAACAGCATCGCGAAGTGATCGCCGCCATCGAACAGCGCCAGGGCAGCCGCGCCGAAGCGCTGATGCGCGAACACGCACGCCTGGCCCATCGCAATCTCCGCCACCTGTTGCAAACCCCTGCAGCGGTCGGCCAGGTGCGCGGCGGCGCCCTGATCGGCCGTGCCCATGCGTCCAACGCCGGCACCGACCGGCATGCCCTTCTGCCTGGAGCCCCTCATGCGTAA
- a CDS encoding MIP/aquaporin family protein: MSRQLVGELISEAVAMFIIIALGDSVAAMYVLYDPSPYQNAYWGVCIAWGLAVTLAIYVTGAVSGTHANPAVTLALALFRDFSWKKVVPYWIAQVIGAFLGAAIVYQLYGPVIDHFNQVQQLTRQAGGAAGVFFTAPGLAVTPMHALVDQIIMTAFLIFGIFAITERFNEAAPGANSGALMIGLLVATLGASMGYLEAWAMNPARDFGPRLFAYFAGWGEAALPAKDNYWWVPIVGPLIGGPIGALAYQWLILPFLPARVRHLQGDTPPLDPR, encoded by the coding sequence ATGAGCCGTCAACTCGTCGGTGAGTTGATTTCCGAAGCGGTGGCGATGTTCATCATCATCGCGCTGGGCGATTCGGTGGCGGCGATGTACGTGCTGTACGACCCCAGCCCGTACCAGAATGCGTATTGGGGAGTGTGCATCGCCTGGGGCCTGGCGGTCACGCTGGCCATCTACGTCACCGGCGCGGTCTCCGGCACCCACGCCAATCCCGCGGTGACCCTGGCGCTGGCGCTGTTCCGTGATTTTTCCTGGAAGAAGGTGGTGCCGTACTGGATCGCGCAGGTGATCGGTGCATTCCTGGGCGCGGCCATCGTCTACCAGCTCTACGGGCCGGTGATCGATCACTTCAACCAGGTGCAGCAGCTCACCCGCCAAGCCGGTGGTGCCGCCGGGGTGTTCTTCACCGCTCCGGGTCTGGCGGTCACGCCGATGCACGCCTTGGTCGACCAGATCATCATGACCGCGTTCCTGATCTTCGGCATCTTCGCCATCACCGAGCGCTTCAATGAAGCCGCACCGGGAGCCAATTCCGGCGCGTTGATGATCGGCCTGCTGGTCGCCACGCTGGGTGCCTCGATGGGGTATCTGGAAGCCTGGGCGATGAATCCGGCACGCGATTTCGGCCCCCGTCTGTTCGCCTACTTCGCAGGCTGGGGCGAAGCCGCCCTGCCGGCAAAGGACAACTACTGGTGGGTGCCGATCGTCGGGCCGTTGATCGGCGGGCCGATCGGCGCGCTGGCATATCAGTGGCTGATCCTGCCGTTCCTGCCGGCACGTGTGCGGCACCTGCAGGGCGACACGCCGCCGCTGGATCCGCGCTGA
- a CDS encoding nuclear transport factor 2 family protein translates to MNKNLFSRALLLIMLAAPMAAFAQTAVTANPNHEKMLIGSNWYETANKRLVYDFWRIVFEAGQVQYAPMYMDKNYIQHNPNVANGRDAFIAFLTAFVPPTPVQARVQLPLVAITADHDLVTLVSVRTLPDPRNPGQTYTTTWFDMFRIEKGLIKEHWDPDTIAGRANTGGQ, encoded by the coding sequence ATGAACAAGAACCTGTTTTCTCGTGCTTTGTTGCTGATCATGCTGGCCGCACCGATGGCGGCGTTTGCGCAGACTGCGGTGACCGCCAACCCCAACCACGAAAAGATGCTGATCGGCTCCAACTGGTACGAGACTGCCAACAAGCGCCTGGTCTACGACTTCTGGCGCATCGTGTTCGAGGCAGGCCAGGTGCAGTACGCACCGATGTACATGGACAAGAACTACATCCAGCACAACCCGAATGTGGCCAACGGACGCGATGCCTTCATCGCCTTCCTGACCGCCTTCGTGCCGCCGACGCCGGTACAGGCACGCGTGCAGTTGCCGTTGGTGGCGATCACCGCCGACCATGACCTGGTCACGCTGGTGTCGGTGCGCACGCTGCCGGACCCGCGTAACCCCGGGCAGACCTACACCACCACCTGGTTCGACATGTTCCGCATCGAGAAGGGCCTGATCAAGGAACACTGGGATCCGGACACCATCGCCGGCCGCGCCAATACCGGCGGCCAATAA
- the glpD gene encoding glycerol-3-phosphate dehydrogenase, producing MSETYDLLVVGGGINGVGIARDAAGRGLSVCLCEQDDLASHTSSASTKLIHGGLRYLEQYEFALVGKALAEREVLLRLAPHIIWPLRFLLPHQPHLRPAWMIRAGLFLYDHLGGSKRSLPRSRRLSLRTHPVGAPLQESLRTGFVYSDAWVQDARLVVLNAMDAARRGAQIHTRTRCVGAWRDAGFWYAELEDSQGRRRTVQARALANAAGPWAVAFLDKVAAVPHQHALRLVKGSHIVVPKLFDHDHAYIFQQPDRRIVFAIPYEHDFTLIGTTDVDFETDPAAPRIDAAEVQYLCEAANLYFQQQISPQDVVWSYSGVRPLLDDAQDNAAEVTRDYQLEVVNDGAPLLNVFGGKLTTYRKLAEEAVDRITQALGTRKPAWTARGAALPGGEQRDIASLLERVRTARPWLPAATAQRLVRNYGTCAEQLLGDATDMAGLGTHFGADLYQAEVEYLRQYEWAQSADDILWRRSKLGLRIDADGRQRLEAYLQAQPVPATATAAA from the coding sequence ATGAGCGAGACGTACGATCTTCTGGTGGTAGGCGGCGGCATCAATGGGGTCGGCATCGCCCGCGACGCGGCAGGGCGCGGCCTGTCGGTGTGCCTGTGCGAACAGGACGACCTGGCCTCGCATACCAGCAGTGCCAGCACCAAGCTCATCCACGGCGGCCTGCGGTATCTGGAACAGTATGAATTCGCCTTGGTCGGCAAGGCGCTGGCCGAGCGCGAAGTGCTGCTGCGGCTGGCACCGCACATCATCTGGCCGCTGCGCTTCCTGTTACCGCACCAGCCGCATCTGCGCCCGGCGTGGATGATCCGCGCCGGCCTGTTCCTGTACGACCACCTGGGCGGCAGCAAGCGCAGCCTGCCGCGCTCGCGGCGGCTGTCGCTGCGCACCCATCCGGTGGGCGCGCCACTGCAGGAATCGTTGCGCACCGGGTTCGTGTACTCCGATGCCTGGGTGCAGGACGCGCGCCTGGTGGTACTCAACGCGATGGATGCAGCCAGGCGTGGCGCGCAGATCCACACCCGTACCCGCTGCGTCGGCGCCTGGCGCGATGCCGGATTCTGGTACGCCGAACTCGAAGACAGCCAGGGCCGCCGCCGCACCGTGCAGGCGCGCGCGCTGGCCAACGCGGCTGGTCCGTGGGCAGTGGCGTTCCTGGACAAGGTCGCAGCGGTGCCGCACCAGCACGCATTGCGCCTGGTCAAGGGCAGCCACATCGTGGTGCCCAAGCTGTTCGATCACGACCACGCCTACATCTTCCAGCAACCGGACCGGCGCATCGTGTTCGCCATTCCCTATGAGCATGACTTCACCTTGATCGGCACCACCGATGTCGACTTCGAGACCGACCCCGCCGCGCCCAGGATCGATGCGGCCGAAGTGCAATACCTGTGCGAGGCGGCAAACCTGTATTTCCAGCAGCAGATCAGCCCGCAGGACGTGGTGTGGAGCTACAGCGGCGTGCGTCCGTTGCTGGACGATGCGCAAGACAATGCCGCCGAGGTCACACGCGACTATCAACTGGAAGTGGTCAACGACGGCGCGCCGTTGCTCAACGTGTTCGGCGGCAAGCTGACCACCTACCGCAAGCTGGCCGAAGAAGCGGTAGACCGGATTACACAAGCCCTGGGAACGCGCAAGCCGGCGTGGACTGCGCGCGGCGCCGCGCTGCCCGGCGGCGAGCAGCGCGACATCGCCAGCCTGCTCGAGCGGGTGCGCACTGCGCGTCCATGGTTGCCCGCTGCCACCGCGCAGCGCCTGGTGCGCAACTACGGCACCTGCGCCGAGCAACTGCTGGGCGATGCAACGGACATGGCCGGGCTGGGCACGCACTTCGGTGCGGACCTGTACCAGGCCGAGGTGGAGTACCTGCGGCAGTACGAATGGGCGCAGAGCGCCGACGATATCCTGTGGCGTCGCAGCAAGCTCGGCCTGCGCATCGATGCAGACGGGCGTCAGCGCCTGGAGGCGTATCTGCAGGCGCAGCCAGTGCCGGCCACCGCCACCGCCGCGGCTTGA
- a CDS encoding DeoR/GlpR family DNA-binding transcription regulator, protein MRDHLRMESTHYRTAPAPALNPRQEQLVALVRQQGFAEVEGLATRFEVTPQTIRRDLTLLCDAGVLRRYHGGVSMPSSVENLAYTARKALQANEKQHIAAQVARFIPDDASLFINLGTTNEEVARALLQHRGLRVITNNLNVAVMLSANPSFEVIVAGGVVRGRDQGVTGEATVELIRQFKVDFGVIGISGIDLDGTLLDFDYQEVRVAQAIIEHSRQVLLAADHSKFGRNAMVRLGALAQVHDWFTDRAPPQELAGVLEDAGTRVHVAGTNGAV, encoded by the coding sequence ATGCGCGATCATCTGCGCATGGAGTCGACTCACTACAGGACTGCCCCGGCGCCGGCCTTGAACCCGCGCCAGGAACAATTGGTGGCATTGGTGCGACAGCAGGGCTTTGCCGAGGTGGAAGGCCTGGCAACGCGCTTCGAGGTCACCCCGCAGACCATCCGGCGCGACCTGACCCTGCTCTGCGATGCCGGCGTGCTGCGCCGGTATCACGGCGGCGTCAGCATGCCCTCGAGCGTGGAAAACCTGGCCTATACCGCGCGCAAGGCGCTGCAGGCCAACGAGAAGCAGCACATCGCCGCGCAGGTGGCGCGCTTCATTCCCGACGATGCCTCGCTGTTCATCAACCTGGGCACCACCAACGAAGAAGTGGCGCGCGCCCTGCTGCAGCATCGCGGCCTGCGCGTGATCACCAATAACCTCAACGTGGCGGTGATGCTCAGCGCCAATCCCAGCTTCGAGGTGATCGTGGCCGGTGGCGTGGTGCGTGGCCGCGACCAGGGCGTGACCGGCGAGGCCACGGTGGAACTGATCCGCCAGTTCAAGGTGGATTTCGGGGTGATCGGCATTTCCGGCATCGATCTGGACGGCACCTTGCTGGATTTCGATTACCAGGAAGTGCGCGTGGCCCAGGCCATCATCGAGCACTCGCGCCAGGTACTGCTGGCGGCCGACCACAGCAAGTTCGGACGCAACGCCATGGTGCGGCTGGGTGCACTCGCACAGGTGCACGACTGGTTCACCGACCGCGCCCCGCCGCAGGAGTTGGCCGGGGTGCTGGAAGACGCCGGCACGCGGGTGCATGTGGCGGGGACGAACGGCGCCGTCTAG
- a CDS encoding aromatic ring-hydroxylating dioxygenase subunit alpha, producing the protein MSQSKPLFPLNAWYAVAWDHEIKHALSPRKVCNLDVVLYRSTAGAVVALEDACWHRLVPLSMGKLRGDDVVCGYHGLVYNTQGRCVHMPSQETINPSACVRSFPVAEKHRYVWIWPGDPAKADTALIPDLHWAHDPAWAGDGRTIHAKCDYRLVLDNLMDLTHETFVHGSSIGQDEIAEAPFDVVHGDRSVVVSRWMHNIDPPPFWASQIARHLDYHGKVDRWQIIRFEAPGTIAIDVGVAIAGTGAPEGDRSQGVNGYVLNTITPETDTTCHYFWAFMRNYALHDQSLTTLTRAGVTGVFGEDEAVLEAQQRAIDAHPDHTFYNLNVDAGGMWARRVIDRMIAHELRAQDLSLRMVG; encoded by the coding sequence ATGTCCCAGTCCAAGCCGCTGTTTCCCCTCAACGCGTGGTACGCCGTCGCCTGGGACCACGAAATCAAGCACGCACTGAGCCCGCGCAAGGTCTGCAATCTGGACGTGGTGCTCTACCGCAGCACGGCCGGCGCGGTGGTGGCGCTGGAGGACGCCTGCTGGCACCGCCTGGTGCCGCTGTCGATGGGCAAGCTGCGCGGCGACGACGTGGTCTGCGGGTACCACGGGCTGGTCTACAACACCCAGGGCCGCTGCGTGCACATGCCCTCGCAGGAAACCATCAATCCCTCGGCCTGCGTGCGCAGTTTTCCGGTGGCCGAGAAGCACCGCTACGTGTGGATCTGGCCGGGCGACCCGGCCAAGGCCGACACCGCACTGATCCCGGATCTGCACTGGGCGCACGACCCGGCCTGGGCCGGCGATGGCCGCACCATCCACGCCAAGTGCGACTATCGGCTGGTGCTGGACAACCTGATGGACCTGACCCACGAGACCTTCGTGCACGGCTCCAGTATCGGCCAGGACGAAATCGCCGAAGCGCCGTTCGACGTGGTGCACGGCGACCGCTCGGTGGTGGTGTCGCGCTGGATGCACAATATCGACCCGCCGCCGTTCTGGGCCAGCCAGATCGCCCGTCATCTGGACTACCACGGCAAGGTGGATCGCTGGCAGATCATCCGCTTCGAAGCGCCCGGCACCATCGCCATCGATGTCGGCGTGGCCATCGCCGGCACCGGCGCACCGGAAGGCGACCGCAGCCAGGGCGTCAACGGCTACGTGCTCAACACCATCACCCCCGAGACCGATACCACCTGCCATTACTTCTGGGCGTTCATGCGCAACTACGCGCTGCACGACCAGTCGTTGACCACGCTCACGCGTGCCGGCGTCACCGGTGTGTTCGGCGAGGACGAGGCGGTGCTGGAAGCGCAGCAGCGCGCCATCGACGCGCATCCGGACCACACCTTCTACAACCTCAACGTCGATGCAGGCGGCATGTGGGCGCGGCGGGTGATCGACCGCATGATCGCGCACGAGCTGCGCGCACAGGACCTGTCGCTGCGCATGGTGGGCTGA
- a CDS encoding helix-turn-helix domain-containing protein: protein MPTRARQLTATSAVPAFGLYGEQHADAPELLHWESIAARSRLHDWHIDPHRHEDLAQLLYVQRGPATLQLDGRTQRLRGATLVWLPPLCVHGFAFDPRVRGHIITLCMPLVRSALDAAPVLQPGLARPAVLQANASRTLLDLLFDSIANDHMHRRVGHAAALQAAATQLVIWTARTALQGLHDAADASPQADPALRHLRAYQALIDQHYRAHWPISRYADHLGLTPGHLNALCRRLANASALELLQRRIMLEARRSLRYTSLSVQQIAATLGFFDAAYFSRYFARHAGCSPTQFRADA, encoded by the coding sequence ATGCCCACACGCGCGCGCCAACTCACTGCAACCAGTGCCGTTCCGGCGTTCGGCCTATACGGCGAGCAGCACGCCGATGCACCGGAGCTGCTGCATTGGGAGTCGATCGCCGCGCGCAGCCGTCTGCACGACTGGCACATCGACCCGCATCGGCATGAAGACCTGGCGCAACTGCTGTATGTGCAGCGCGGGCCGGCAACGCTGCAACTGGATGGGCGCACCCAGCGCCTGCGTGGCGCCACGCTGGTGTGGCTGCCGCCGCTGTGTGTGCACGGGTTCGCATTCGACCCGCGCGTGCGCGGCCACATCATCACCTTGTGCATGCCGCTGGTGCGCAGCGCGCTGGACGCGGCACCCGTGCTGCAGCCAGGCCTGGCACGGCCGGCGGTGCTGCAGGCCAACGCCTCGCGGACATTGCTCGACCTGCTGTTCGACAGCATTGCCAATGATCACATGCATCGGCGTGTGGGACACGCCGCCGCACTGCAGGCCGCCGCAACGCAATTGGTGATCTGGACTGCTCGCACGGCCTTGCAAGGCCTGCACGACGCAGCGGACGCCAGCCCACAGGCAGACCCTGCCCTGCGCCACCTGCGTGCCTACCAGGCATTGATCGACCAGCACTATCGTGCGCACTGGCCGATCTCCCGCTATGCCGACCACTTGGGCCTGACCCCGGGCCATCTCAACGCACTATGCCGTCGCCTGGCCAATGCGTCGGCGCTGGAACTGCTGCAACGCCGGATCATGCTCGAGGCCCGCCGCAGCCTGCGCTACACCAGCCTGAGCGTGCAGCAGATCGCTGCCACGCTTGGATTTTTCGACGCTGCCTATTTCAGCCGCTATTTCGCGCGGCACGCAGGCTGCTCGCCAACGCAGTTCCGCGCGGACGCGTAG
- the pobA gene encoding 4-hydroxybenzoate 3-monooxygenase has product MRTQIAIVGAGPSGLLLGELLLRAGIDTLIVERQTPEHVLGRIRAGVLEQGSVELLQRAGVGERLQREGLPHHGFELSLDGRRERIDLLRSCGRGVTVYGQTEVTADLMQARQRSDAPTYYGAREVTLHALDSATPSVEFIHEGSRVRVACDYIVGCDGFHGVSRASIPADRLRLYERVYPFGWLGVLADTPPVHDELIYARHRLGFALCSMRSPTRSRYYVQVPADARVEAWSDAAFWDALRARLPATLAEQLVTGPSIEKSIAPLRSFVAEPMQYGRLFLAGDAAHIVPPTGAKGLNLALADVGLLAQLFARWKVSGNADGLQQYSALALQRVWKAERFSWWMTTLLHSFDNEDGFTARVRTAELDYLLGSEAGRTTIAENYAGLPLVALAKA; this is encoded by the coding sequence ATGCGGACGCAAATTGCAATCGTCGGTGCCGGGCCATCCGGCCTGCTGCTGGGAGAGCTGTTGCTGCGTGCCGGCATCGACACCCTCATCGTCGAGCGGCAGACGCCAGAACACGTACTGGGGCGCATCCGCGCCGGAGTGCTGGAGCAGGGCAGTGTGGAGTTGCTGCAACGCGCCGGTGTGGGCGAACGTCTGCAGCGTGAAGGTCTGCCGCATCATGGCTTCGAACTGTCGCTCGATGGCCGGCGCGAGCGCATCGATCTGCTACGCAGTTGCGGTCGCGGGGTCACGGTGTATGGCCAGACCGAGGTCACTGCCGATCTGATGCAGGCGCGGCAGCGCAGCGATGCGCCGACCTACTACGGCGCACGCGAGGTCACGCTGCACGCGCTGGACAGCGCCACGCCCAGCGTGGAGTTCATCCATGAGGGCAGCCGTGTGCGCGTTGCCTGTGACTACATCGTCGGCTGCGACGGCTTCCATGGCGTCAGCCGTGCCAGCATTCCTGCCGACCGTCTGCGCCTGTACGAGCGGGTGTACCCGTTCGGCTGGCTCGGCGTACTTGCCGACACGCCACCGGTGCACGACGAGCTGATCTATGCACGCCACCGCCTGGGATTTGCGCTGTGTTCGATGCGCTCGCCCACGCGCAGCCGCTACTACGTGCAGGTACCGGCCGACGCGCGCGTGGAGGCATGGAGCGATGCGGCATTCTGGGATGCATTGCGCGCCCGCTTGCCGGCAACGTTGGCAGAGCAACTGGTCACCGGCCCGTCGATCGAGAAGAGCATTGCGCCATTGCGCAGCTTCGTGGCCGAGCCGATGCAGTACGGGCGCCTGTTCCTGGCCGGAGATGCCGCGCATATCGTGCCGCCCACCGGTGCCAAGGGGCTGAATCTTGCGCTGGCCGATGTCGGGCTGCTTGCACAGCTATTCGCGCGCTGGAAGGTCTCTGGCAATGCCGACGGCTTGCAGCAGTATTCGGCGCTGGCGCTGCAGCGGGTGTGGAAGGCGGAGCGGTTTTCGTGGTGGATGACCACGCTGCTGCACAGCTTCGACAACGAAGATGGCTTTACCGCGCGCGTCCGCACCGCCGAGCTGGACTACCTGCTCGGCAGCGAGGCCGGGCGCACGACCATTGCAGAAAACTACGCAGGGCTGCCGTTGGTCGCGTTGGCGAAGGCCTGA